One Verrucomicrobiales bacterium genomic window carries:
- a CDS encoding 1-acyl-sn-glycerol-3-phosphate acyltransferase: protein MIDTVVQSVCVGLVKLITGAHARGMELGREDFKPRVYYANHGSHLDFVALWAALPTALRSRTRPVAALDYWTAGGIRHWMSTKIFRAVLIDRKKVTRENNPVEQMKEVLDKGESIIVFPEGTRSSSGEIGAFKSGLFHLAKNREGTEFIPVFLQNLNRVLPRGEFLPIPFLTTIAFGPPLTLEPDETREAFLERARSAIQALQPAH, encoded by the coding sequence GTGATCGACACGGTTGTCCAGTCTGTCTGCGTGGGCTTGGTAAAGCTCATCACTGGGGCTCACGCCCGGGGGATGGAGCTAGGAAGGGAGGATTTTAAACCGCGAGTCTATTACGCGAACCACGGCAGCCATCTCGATTTCGTGGCTCTGTGGGCTGCTCTACCAACCGCCCTGCGATCCCGTACCCGGCCCGTTGCCGCGTTGGATTACTGGACGGCCGGAGGGATCCGCCATTGGATGTCCACGAAGATTTTTCGGGCAGTTTTGATCGATCGGAAGAAGGTCACGCGTGAGAACAATCCCGTCGAGCAAATGAAGGAGGTTTTGGATAAGGGGGAGTCGATCATTGTTTTTCCCGAGGGCACCCGTAGTTCGTCCGGCGAGATTGGTGCCTTCAAATCGGGCCTCTTTCATCTGGCGAAGAATCGAGAGGGAACTGAGTTCATCCCGGTGTTTCTTCAGAACCTCAATCGAGTGTTACCGCGTGGAGAGTTCCTTCCCATCCCTTTCCTGACCACGATCGCCTTTGGACCGCCGCTCACGTTGGAACCTGATGAGACTCGCGAGGCCTTTCTAGAACGGGCTCGAAGTGCGATCCAAGCCTTGCAACCCGCCCATTAG
- a CDS encoding M20/M25/M40 family metallo-hydrolase, which produces MTTTSLLLPFAERLMNAPAAAYHEQAVMSEVESICQQQGLTCDTDAFGNRIVTVNHSSRAPKLALVAHMDHPGFEAVGPLTETTWEARFLGGVGEAYFQTGIPLLAYPGGYPAVLGKRLADDLRFEIHFEEAPAAPPRFLVWNLLTHGRKDDRIEGRACDDLIGVAAILATLAELNRLKAPVSIRGLITRAEEVGFQGTLLLAESGVIGPDTAIVSLETSRELPPVQMGNGTIIRVGDRSSIFDSRLTRFLTEVAADLQTRHPEFRYQRALMGGGTCEATAFQEFGYRCAALCVALGNYHNCGPESRIAAEYVSAADAQGMVDLLVEAAQRFPECDALAGRLNARLVKLAREARVRLNG; this is translated from the coding sequence ATGACCACCACCAGCCTCCTCCTGCCGTTTGCTGAGCGCCTGATGAACGCCCCCGCGGCCGCCTACCATGAGCAGGCCGTGATGTCGGAAGTGGAATCCATATGCCAACAGCAGGGGTTGACCTGCGACACGGATGCGTTCGGCAACCGGATTGTCACGGTGAACCACAGCTCCCGCGCACCCAAACTGGCCCTCGTGGCCCACATGGATCATCCGGGATTTGAAGCGGTAGGCCCCCTCACCGAGACGACCTGGGAAGCCCGGTTTCTGGGCGGTGTCGGCGAGGCTTACTTTCAGACAGGCATCCCCTTGCTCGCCTATCCTGGTGGGTATCCGGCGGTGCTGGGAAAGCGGCTTGCCGACGACCTCCGCTTCGAGATCCATTTCGAAGAAGCCCCTGCCGCACCGCCCCGTTTCCTAGTGTGGAACCTTCTCACTCATGGGCGGAAGGATGACCGCATCGAAGGACGCGCCTGCGATGACCTTATCGGCGTGGCAGCGATTCTCGCGACACTGGCAGAATTGAATCGGCTGAAGGCGCCGGTCTCTATCAGAGGACTGATCACGCGTGCCGAGGAAGTGGGCTTTCAAGGAACACTGTTGCTGGCCGAATCGGGAGTAATCGGGCCGGATACGGCCATCGTGTCCTTGGAAACCAGCCGGGAGTTACCTCCGGTGCAGATGGGCAATGGCACCATCATTCGGGTGGGCGACCGCAGTTCGATCTTCGACTCACGCTTGACCCGATTTCTCACGGAAGTGGCCGCCGACCTCCAGACACGGCACCCGGAGTTCCGCTACCAGCGTGCGCTCATGGGCGGCGGAACCTGTGAAGCCACCGCGTTCCAGGAGTTCGGATACCGCTGCGCCGCGCTGTGCGTCGCCCTGGGCAACTATCACAACTGCGGCCCGGAAAGCCGCATCGCCGCAGAGTATGTCTCAGCGGCCGACGCGCAGGGGATGGTCGATCTGCTGGTGGAGGCGGCTCAACGCTTTCCCGAGTGTGACGCCCTGGCCGGACGACTCAACGCCCGGCTGGTCAAATTGGCACGGGAAGCGCGGGTACGGTTGAACGGCTGA
- the hemW gene encoding radical SAM family heme chaperone HemW: MAPEAPQPISSLYVHVPFCAQKCHYCAFFSEASSGELVNRYVAALTSELEMVAGDLSPRTVFFGGGTPSILNLRQWEALLKTFARLGLLGAQEWTVECNPATVSLDKAKLWRDHGINRVSMGVQSLDENLLDRLGRVHDRQMVFKSFDIFRQAGFSQINIDLMFAIPGQTMQVWRETLAEALELGSEHLSSYEVIYEEDTTLYDQLKAGQVDVNEELACDMYEVLIDDAGAAGWMQYEIANFARSPGGFINGFPSLACQHNVNYWRGGSFYGLGPSATGYIRGERTKNWANTQLYCEQLEKGRRAIESRETLSSLARAGETAAFGLRTCPGWPFELFHQVTGHDLRLEWKTEMEDLVQRGWATRDDEGFRLTRRGLRFADTAAELFLR; the protein is encoded by the coding sequence GTGGCGCCAGAAGCACCCCAGCCGATCTCCTCGTTATACGTGCATGTTCCGTTTTGCGCGCAGAAGTGTCACTATTGCGCGTTTTTCTCGGAAGCCTCCAGCGGCGAGCTCGTGAACCGTTATGTAGCCGCTCTGACTTCCGAGTTGGAGATGGTCGCAGGAGATTTGTCGCCACGCACCGTGTTCTTCGGCGGCGGCACCCCTTCGATCCTCAACCTTCGGCAGTGGGAAGCGCTGCTCAAAACCTTTGCCCGCCTCGGACTGCTGGGCGCGCAGGAATGGACGGTGGAATGTAATCCCGCCACCGTCTCCCTGGACAAGGCGAAGCTATGGCGTGATCACGGCATCAACCGCGTCTCCATGGGGGTCCAATCCCTCGATGAAAACCTGCTCGATCGGCTGGGACGCGTGCATGACCGCCAGATGGTCTTCAAATCCTTCGACATCTTTCGTCAAGCGGGCTTCAGCCAAATCAACATCGACCTGATGTTCGCGATCCCTGGGCAAACGATGCAGGTGTGGCGCGAGACCCTGGCGGAGGCTTTGGAACTAGGCTCGGAGCACCTCTCCAGCTACGAGGTCATCTATGAGGAAGATACCACTCTGTACGATCAGCTTAAGGCCGGCCAGGTGGATGTGAACGAGGAGCTGGCCTGTGACATGTATGAGGTGCTCATCGATGATGCCGGTGCGGCGGGCTGGATGCAGTACGAAATCGCCAACTTTGCCCGAAGCCCAGGCGGATTCATCAACGGCTTCCCTTCCCTCGCTTGCCAGCACAACGTGAATTACTGGCGCGGCGGTTCGTTCTACGGACTGGGTCCCAGCGCCACGGGCTATATCCGTGGAGAACGAACCAAGAATTGGGCCAACACGCAGCTCTACTGCGAACAACTGGAAAAAGGCCGACGAGCGATCGAATCACGGGAAACGCTCTCCTCCTTGGCCCGCGCCGGGGAGACGGCCGCGTTCGGCTTGCGTACCTGCCCCGGGTGGCCGTTCGAGCTTTTCCATCAAGTCACCGGTCACGACCTTCGACTAGAATGGAAAACCGAGATGGAGGATCTGGTTCAACGCGGGTGGGCAACCCGCGATGACGAGGGGTTTCGTCTCACCCGTCGGGGACTCCGCTTTGCCGACACTGCCGCCGAACTGTTTCTGCGATGA
- a CDS encoding phosphatidate cytidylyltransferase, translating to MMVLILGGSLGLGFHANVVIFGLISFLALREFVTATPTSLSDHRALFWMFFVILPFQYWLVWRQWYGLFATFIPIYAFIFIPLRLTLAGDHRQFLERSARMQWAMMVCVYFVSHLPMLLSLKVPGFEGLSSQLLLFLIVVVQSSDVLQYVWGKLTGRHRVAPVLSPSKTWEGLIGGVLSASLLGSLLAWMTPFTSGQAFAISFLVALLGFFGGLVLSAIKRDRGIKDWGQLIEGHGGMLDRIDSLCFSAPLFFHIVRYLWT from the coding sequence ATGATGGTGCTGATTCTCGGAGGCAGCTTGGGTTTGGGATTTCACGCCAATGTTGTCATCTTCGGATTGATCTCTTTTCTGGCCTTACGGGAGTTCGTGACGGCCACTCCTACCAGCCTTTCGGATCACCGCGCTCTGTTCTGGATGTTTTTCGTGATTCTTCCATTTCAATACTGGCTGGTCTGGCGCCAGTGGTATGGACTGTTCGCAACCTTCATCCCCATCTACGCGTTTATTTTTATCCCACTCCGCCTCACGTTGGCGGGAGATCATCGACAGTTCTTAGAGCGGAGTGCGCGCATGCAATGGGCAATGATGGTGTGCGTTTACTTTGTCAGCCACCTGCCGATGCTGCTGAGCTTGAAGGTGCCTGGGTTTGAGGGACTCTCCTCCCAGCTCCTCCTTTTCCTCATCGTGGTGGTGCAGAGCAGTGATGTATTGCAATACGTCTGGGGAAAACTGACAGGCCGGCACCGGGTTGCTCCCGTCCTGAGTCCATCCAAGACATGGGAAGGGCTCATCGGTGGGGTTCTGAGCGCGAGCCTACTGGGATCTCTCCTGGCCTGGATGACACCGTTTACCTCGGGTCAAGCGTTTGCCATCTCCTTCCTCGTGGCATTGCTGGGGTTCTTCGGCGGGTTGGTGCTCTCCGCCATCAAGCGGGATCGAGGAATCAAAGACTGGGGACAGCTCATCGAGGGCCACGGAGGGATGCTCGACCGGATTGACTCTCTCTGTTTTTCTGCGCCGCTCTTCTTTCACATAGTGCGCTATCTTTGGACCTGA